A stretch of DNA from Diospyros lotus cultivar Yz01 chromosome 14, ASM1463336v1, whole genome shotgun sequence:
AGCATTCTTGGCTTTAAAATCCAGCATTTGAGGGAAATCTTCTCATCTTTCACACTTTTTAAGCTCCAAAACATCAAATGTCATATAGAACAATCCCAGACTACAATGTTTTACTTGAAACCAACAAGCAGTAACATGAAAAACTGAACTAAGAATCCCAGCCAAAACTGCAGAGATAAGCGTGAACATAGTCCAATAAATCACAGACGCCGCCCCCTTCTGCCACCCTTTCTGCGAGTGCTGTCGGTGGGAATTGGAGTCACATCCTCTGGAGGAGCGTACAAAACAAATTAGGAAGCGGTCCAAAAAACTGGTAAAATTTCAATCAACTAAAACAAGACATCTGCAACTAATGGCAACACATCAACATCCAATAGCTAAAACAGGTCCTCCTTCAGGAGGAAATATAACAGTGATAATAAAAACTGATACTTAATCAATTAACAAAAATGCAAGAATACACGAATATTTACAGAATTGCATGAAGCAAATGCAGCATGTTCAAGTGCTTCTACAAAAAGTAAGAGCAGAAAGATAAACTCCTACCTATGCGACCAATTTTCATGCCTGAACGAGAAAGAGCTCTAAGTGCAGACTGGGCACCTGGACCAGGGGTCTTGGTCTTGTTACCTCCAGTAGCACGTAGCTTAATATGAAGAGCATTGATGCCAAGCTCCTGAAAGTTATCACTAATAATGGTCAATTAAGTACCTTTGCAGGCAAGCAAACATCCGTGCATAACCAGGGCACATATCAGGTATAGCACATGAACAAACAGTGCAACAGAAACATCTAAATGAGCCGCTGATGAAACTAAggataacaaaaaaattaagattatatTCAATTCTACGTTGAGATGAGCCTAGCTAGCAATATTAAGGTTGCTTCTTTGTGACCAGAAATTAAGACCTTGAGTTGTTAAAAGTCTCATTGCCAAAAAGGGGGTTTGGGATGTGAAGGCGGCGGCATCATCAAGCATTAAAGAGTTGCCAAAACAGTCTCtttgaaaaaaagaagacaaaaaaggaagaagaataataaTGGGTAAGCTGCATAAAAATATGACGCTCCCAAACTCTCGCATAGTAGGAAGCCTTGTGCAACAGGAATGcccattttatattcatttctacTTGGAGTCTCATATTCTGCTAAATAATAGGGCTGCAGCACATGAAATTGAGGAGGAAAAGGCCCAAAACCTTGCATCGTTGTGCAACATCTTGTGCTGCAAGCATGGCTGCATATGGTGAAGATTCATCCCTGTCAGCCTTGACTTTCATACCACCTACACTTGGAGAAAGGGCAAAAGCACATTAAGAAACATAGGATGGGCAACAGGAAGAACGAAGCTTTTGACACACAGCATCATGCCACAGTATTAGCAGCTGAACAGTCTTCTTAAGTTCATAAGACATGGACAATTatgaacataaaaataaaaaccctaTAATGTGtcaaaatcttgaaaagaaAATGTTAACCCTTCCCCTTCCCTGTCTTCATCTCAGTTGAACAAAGTGATTACAAACAACAGCAGGACCAATTATTCCATTAGTTTCTTAAACCATGATATAACAAGATCATCCAGTAGGTCCCCATTCAGATATCCAACAACTTACCCTCCCAAATGAATATGATGTTTCTTGCAAACCACAAGCTACAAAAGATTTTTCTCCCTTAAGTTTAATTCATTATAGGCATATTTGTTTAACACGACTCTCACCTATTCAGCTATTCTTATATCTAGTTGCATAAAAGAGGATGTTGGAGTTGGACAAATAGTAATTGATTGAACTACATGGTCCTCTATTGTAGGGTAACTCTATCTGATGCGAGTAGGGGGACGGACACTAGTTAGTCCAGGATTGAATGTTTCCTTGGACTAGTACAATGACCAAAATAATGTTACTCCACTGTtcgtaaaatataaaaacaagcATGGGGGAGATGGCTAAACAACATGGTGCAGTCCATCTTTTAATAAAGGATGATATACCAATTAGGTAAACAGTGCAGCTTATATACCTATCAATGTGAACATACAAGTCAACATGGAGACTAATGCATTAAACTTATGCAGACTTGCATGGACACAAGTACATAATCATAGATGTATTATAAAACCACCGCCGCATTATTTATGGTATTGCATATACCAAAAAGAATAGCAGGTAATAAAAGTTTCATGAACTTTCAGAGATTATAGAGAATTTACTGGGGAGAACAGGTtaagaaaattatagaggacACTCAACAAAATTTGAGAACTTTTCAATTCAAGTAACCAGGAAGAGCATTTTTATTATACTGGTCTGGATTCATAATTGAGCAGATCTGTTGAATTCAGTTAAAAAGGGGAGTACAGATTGGTAGCAACAATAAGCTTGTTTCTTTGTGACTTTAGTTACAGGTTAAATGGTGAAAAACAACTCCTTTGCACAAGGGGCAAGGCTGTGTATAAAAACAAACTTCCATCAACCCTCAAAAAGCAGAGAGCCTCCTACAACAAAGACACCCTTTTTGgttatattcatttaaaaataatgagtTCACGGTTAATATTAATTAGATTCGCCCAGAAATTCATGTTACAGAAAAATTCGGGATTTGCACAAACAGCACAAGCTGACTGATTCATTTGAATTTCTTCTACCAAGGACTAGATCATGAACTTTATATGGCTctaactagaaaataaaaaatccagaCAAGGACAAAAAACAATATCATCAAAAGACACAAAACTGCAACCATCCCCAATCAATCTATTGTTAGGGTTTGTGAATCATACCAGTAATTCGAACAAGGGTTTCTCTTCCAGACAAGTCAGTCACATGCTGCAACACAAACAGTGTTCTGATAGGTGATTAAGCTAAACATTAAATATAGCTAATCAAATTATAAACTTACAATGAATGTGTCATTGAAGGATGCAAAAATGTGAGCTACACCAAACACAATTTCCCCCTCCCGCACATTCGGTCCAAGAGTCACATTCTCCTCCTTGGGTTCCCTCACCTTTCTCCTCGACTGCAAAACCACAACAACAGCAGTAAGAAAACAGGATCCAAGCAATAAAACAATTTGCAAGACGTTTAGGGATTTAATTTTTCACCTTTCCAGGAACAGATAACAACCAAATAAAACACTTTCAGAAAGCATTTTTATTCTTCAGCACAAATCAAGCAGACGAGGAAAACGAAAATTAAAAAAGCTTAATTTTTATACGGTAAACGTAAACCTCCAACAACTAGAGAATCAGATGGACATTACAAAATACTCGaatttttacatatataaacatttaATACTCCGTAGGATCGTGACATCACTCTAATTCAGAATGATTGGACCAATTTAACAACGAAAAACTTTCTTCCCCCAGAGGATGAaagcaataaataaaaatgctgGGTTTCAATTCCTTCTTTTGCTACTCGGCAAGCTAACAGAGATCCAATATGCAACTCAACAAACCGTTTTTACGTTCCATCGATTGCACAACGAACTAAACTACCAGATCTATATACGGAGAAAGAGGGGATTACCATGGCTTCGAATTAACGTGAGAGCTCGAGATAGGTGATAATTCTTCTGCCCCCGAAGCACTGGAAAAACCCTAATGGAGCCGGTGAGCAGCGATGGTGTCTATATATATTCCAGCTTTTATAGGCTAGGGTTTCAGCTCAGAACTCCAGATCAACtcaaataccaaaaataccccCGACTCCCTCGTAATATTGTTTGGGTAAATTACCTAGACAGCCCCTAAACATTGCCATTGTCTCACTACACACCcataatctaaaaatattatgcTGTTCCACCCTCAATTATTATCAGAATTCCTGTTTTACCcgtt
This window harbors:
- the LOC127791171 gene encoding 40S ribosomal protein S14 — encoded protein: MSRRKVREPKEENVTLGPNVREGEIVFGVAHIFASFNDTFIHVTDLSGRETLVRITGGMKVKADRDESSPYAAMLAAQDVAQRCKELGINALHIKLRATGGNKTKTPGPGAQSALRALSRSGMKIGRIEDVTPIPTDSTRRKGGRRGRRL